Proteins encoded by one window of Centroberyx gerrardi isolate f3 chromosome 21, fCenGer3.hap1.cur.20231027, whole genome shotgun sequence:
- the LOC139921158 gene encoding cyclic AMP-responsive element-binding protein 1: MTMDAGAEQSGETVVSESEAQQIATLAQATIAAGQVSSSGPTVTLVQLPNGQTVQVHGVIQAAQPSVIQSPQVQTVQISTVAESEDSQESVDSVTDSQKRREILSRRPSYRKILNDLSSDAPAVARIEEEKSEDDSAPAITTVTMPTPIYQTSSGQYIAITQGGAIQLANNGTDGVQGLQTLTMANAAAQPGATILQYAQTSDGQQILVPSNQVVVQAASGDVQAYQIRTAPTSTIAPGVVMASSPALPTGGGTEEVTRKREVRLMKNREAARECRRKKKEYVKCLENRVAVLENQNKTLIEELKALKDLYCHKSE; the protein is encoded by the exons ATGACCATGGATGCGGGTGCAGAACAAAGTGGTGAAACAGTTGTCTCTGAGTCTGAGGCCCAGCAGATCGCCACCCTGGCCCAG GCGACCATAGCAGCAGGCCAGGTGTCTTCCAGCGGTCCCACAGTTACCCTGGTGCAGTTACCCAACGGTCAGACAGTCCAAGTCCACGGGGTGATCCAGGCCGCCCAGCCCTCTGTCATCCAGTCCCCGCAAGTCCAAACCGTACAG ATTTCGACTGTTGCTGAAAGTGAAGACTCTCAGGAGTCTGTAGACAGTGTGACAGATTCtcagaagaggagggagatcCTGTCCAGACGGCCTTCTTACAG GAAGATACTGAACGACCTGTCGTCGGACGCCCCAGCAGTCGCTCGTATTGAGGAGGAGAAGTCAGAGGACGACTCAGCCCCCGCCATCACCACAGTCACCATGCCCACTCCCATCTATCAGACCAGCAGTGGCCAGTACA TTGCTATCACCCAGGGCGGAGCCATCCAGCTGGCCAATAACGGCACAGACGGAGTGCAGGGCCTGCAGACGTTGACCATGGCCAACGCTGCAGCCCAGCCAGGTGCCACCATCCTGCAGTATGCCCAGACCAGCGACGGCCAGCAGATCCTGGTGCCCAGCAACCAAGTGGTTGTACAAG CGGCCTCTGGAGATGTCCAGGCTTATCAGATCCGCACGGCCCCCACCAGCACCATCGCTCCTGGGGTGGTCATGGCGTCCTCCCCCGCCCTGCCCACAGGAGGAGGCACCGAGGAGGTCACGCGCAAAAGGGAGGTGCGCCTCATGAAAAACag gGAGGCGGCCCGCGAGTGTcgcaggaagaagaaggagtaCGTCAAGTGTCTGGAGAACCGTGTGGCCGTGCTGGAGAACCAGAACAAAACCCTCATCGAGGAACTGAAAGCCCTCAAAGACTTGTACTGCCACAAATCAGAGTAG
- the mettl21a gene encoding protein N-lysine methyltransferase METTL21A isoform X1 produces MALVPYTENSLPALSKLHNSSAQFHFANHNLSLAQDWKKLGVAAVVWDAAVVMCMYLELGQVELKGKVAIELGAGTGLVGIVAALLGAKVTITDREPALEFLAANVKANVPQGSVAAVSELTWGEALERYPAGGFDLVLGADIVYLEDTFVPLLDTMQHLCSDTAAVLLACKIRYERDTNFLGMLRQRFRVEEVYYESERDIHIYKAVKLPSRRDL; encoded by the exons ATGGCACTCGTTCCGTATACGGAGAATTCCTTGCCTGCGCTTTCCAAACTCCATAATTCATCAGCACAGTTTCATTTCGCCAACCACAACCTCAGTCTTGCCCAGGACTGGAAAAAGCTTGGGGTAGCAGCAGTTGTGTGGGATGCA GCAGTCGTCATGTGTATGTACCTGGAGCTGGGCCAGGTGGAGTTAAAGGGGAAGGTGGCCATTGAACTGGGAGCTGGAACTGGACTGGTGGGCATTGTGGCAGCTCTGCTAG GTGCCAAAGTGACCATCACAGACCGAGAACCCGCCCTGGAGTTCCTCGCCGCCAACGTGAAGGCCAACGTGCCCCAGGGGTCAGTGGCCGCGGTGTCCGAGCTGACCTGGGGCGAGGCTCTCGAGCGTTACCCGGCGGGGGGGTTCGATCTCGTGCTGGGGGCGGACATCGTTTACCTGGAGGACACCTTCGTCCCGCTGCTGGACACTATGCAGCACCTGTGTTCGGACACGGCGGCGGTGCTGCTGGCCTGCAAGATCCGCTATGAGCGAGATACTAACTTCTTGGGCATGCTGAGGCAGCGGTTCAGAGTTGAAGAGGTGTACTACGAAAGCGAAAGGGACATCCACATCTATAAAGCTGTGAAACTGCCGTCAAGGAGGGATTTGTAA
- the mettl21a gene encoding protein N-lysine methyltransferase METTL21A isoform X2, which yields MALVPYTENSLPALSKLHNSSAQFHFANHNLSLAQDWKKLGVAAVVWDAAVVMCMYLELGQVELKGKVAIELGAGTGLVGIVAALLDFPSRCQSDHHRPRTRPGVPRRQREGQRAPGVSGRGVRADLGRGSRALPGGGVRSRAGGGHRLPGGHLRPAAGHYAAPVFGHGGGAAGLQDPL from the exons ATGGCACTCGTTCCGTATACGGAGAATTCCTTGCCTGCGCTTTCCAAACTCCATAATTCATCAGCACAGTTTCATTTCGCCAACCACAACCTCAGTCTTGCCCAGGACTGGAAAAAGCTTGGGGTAGCAGCAGTTGTGTGGGATGCA GCAGTCGTCATGTGTATGTACCTGGAGCTGGGCCAGGTGGAGTTAAAGGGGAAGGTGGCCATTGAACTGGGAGCTGGAACTGGACTGGTGGGCATTGTGGCAGCTCTGCTAG ACTTCCCTTCCAGGTGCCAAAGTGACCATCACAGACCGAGAACCCGCCCTGGAGTTCCTCGCCGCCAACGTGAAGGCCAACGTGCCCCAGGGGTCAGTGGCCGCGGTGTCCGAGCTGACCTGGGGCGAGGCTCTCGAGCGTTACCCGGCGGGGGGGTTCGATCTCGTGCTGGGGGCGGACATCGTTTACCTGGAGGACACCTTCGTCCCGCTGCTGGACACTATGCAGCACCTGTGTTCGGACACGGCGGCGGTGCTGCTGGCCTGCAAGATCCGCTATGA
- the mettl21a gene encoding protein N-lysine methyltransferase METTL21A isoform X3, with protein MALVPYTENSLPALSKLHNSSAQFHFANHNLSLAQDWKKLGVAAVVWDAAVVMCMYLELGQVELKGKVAIELGAGTGLVGIVAALLVSRSQRRLPFQVPK; from the exons ATGGCACTCGTTCCGTATACGGAGAATTCCTTGCCTGCGCTTTCCAAACTCCATAATTCATCAGCACAGTTTCATTTCGCCAACCACAACCTCAGTCTTGCCCAGGACTGGAAAAAGCTTGGGGTAGCAGCAGTTGTGTGGGATGCA GCAGTCGTCATGTGTATGTACCTGGAGCTGGGCCAGGTGGAGTTAAAGGGGAAGGTGGCCATTGAACTGGGAGCTGGAACTGGACTGGTGGGCATTGTGGCAGCTCTGCTAG TGTCCCGTTCTCAGCGCAGACTTCCCTTCCAGGTGCCAAAGTGA
- the LOC139921163 gene encoding cyclin-Y-like protein 1 — translation MGGSVSCCISPGESPKIHRREVELEECPITTTEDVSEDTGTYLQHISDRELPDELAQEANPSDHPRASTLFLNKSQTDVREKRKSNYLNHMSPGLLTKKYSSCSTIYIDDSTVSQPNLKSTVKCVTLAIYYHIKNRDSNRSLDIFDEKMHPLSREKVPDDYSVVDPEHKLIYRFVRTLFSSAQLTAECAIVTLVYLERLLTYAEMDICPCNWKRIVLGAILLASKVWDDQAVWNVDYCQILKDITVEDMNEMERHFLELLQFNINVPASVYAKYYFDLRSLADDNNLSFPLEPLSNKRAQKLEAISRLCEDKYKDLSKSAMRRSLSADNLVGVKNSQAVLS, via the exons ATGGGAGGGTCGGTGTCATGCTGCATCTCTCCTGGAGAGAGTCCCAAAATCCACAGGAgggaggtggagctggaggagtGTCCCATCACCACCACTGAGGACGTGAGTGAAGACACCGGGACCTACCTGCAGCACATCAGCGACAGGGAGCTCCCCGATG AACTGGCCCAGGAGGCCAACCCATCTGACCACCCCAGAGCCAGCACCCTTTTCCTCAACAAGTCCCAGACAGATG TGCgtgagaaaaggaaaagcaatTACCTGAATCAT ATGTCCCCGGGGCTCCTGACAAAAAAGTACAGTTCCTGCTCTACAATATACATCGACGATAGCACAGTCAGCCAGCCCAACCTAAAGAGCACGGTCAAATG tGTCACATTGGCCATTTACTATCACATAAAGAACAG AGATTCAAACCGCTCTCTGGATATATTTGATGAGAAGATGCACCCGTTATCG CGAGAGAAGGTTCCAGATGATTACTCGGTCGTGGATCCAGAACACAAACTCATCTACCGCTTCGTTCGAACGCTCTTCAGCTCCGCCCAGCTCACCGCCGAGTGTGCCATCGTCACTCTG gTGTACCTGGAGAGGCTGCTGACCTATGCGGAGATGGACATCTGTCCCTGCAACTGGAAGCGCATCGTTCTCGGTGCCATCCTGCTGGCCTCCAAGGTCTGGGACGACCAGGCCGTGTGGAACGTCGACTACTGCCAGATCCTCAAGGACATCACCGTGGAGGACAT GAACGAGATGGAGCGTCActtcctggagctgctccagttCAACATCAACGTCCCGGCCAGCGTCTACGCCAAGTACTACTTTGACCTGCGCTCGCTGGCCGACGACAACAACCTGAGCTTCCCGCTGGAGCCGCTCAGCAACAAGCGCGCCCAGAAACTGGAG GCCATCTCCAGGCTGTGTGAGGACAAGTACAAGGACCTGAGTAAATCGGCGATGAGGCGGTCCCTCAGCGCCGACAACCTGGTGGGCGTCAAGAACTCCCAGGCTGTGCTGTCTTAA